Genomic segment of Selenomonadales bacterium:
ACTAGCCGTAGCCCGCAGCGAAAACGCGGTGGATATGCCGGCTACAATACAGGCCACCCCAGGGGGGCATGCGGTCTAGTCGGTCTCCTTGTAGGGACGTGCCTCTGGCACGTCCACGGACGTGCGAAACGCACGTCCCTACATCTTATGAGGGCGGCCACGCGCCGCCCTCTTTCTTTCGCCATTATTGCCCGGGAAATGACAGATGTAAGCGCACTAGACAAGATTCGACACAAAAAGGCTCGCAACTTGTCGAATTGGCGCAAATGACACCCAGTCAGCTGCCGCCGTCGCCCGCGGAACCACTCTTGTCCCGCCCCACTTGCCATTCTTGCATGTTGTACTATACAATATAGCAAGAAACTTGGCTAGGGAGCTGATTATCGTGAGCTTTCTGGAGGACACCCAGGTACTCCAGGTACTGCGCGGCTTTAACCCGTGGTGGCGTAGCGGCGGTTGGGCTAATCCCCCACCCGCGTTCAGGCGCACTGCGTTTCACCGCACGTGGCGCCTACTCACACAGGCACAGGTTCGCCGCCCCGTATTTCTTAGCGGCTCGCACCGCGTCGGCAAGACAACTATACTCCGGCAACTAGCAGAAGCGCTGCTTGCCGACGGCCTCGCCCCCTACCAGCTGCTTTATGTCCCCCTAGACCACCCCGTACTTGAATTGACGCCACTTAACCGCCTAATTGAAATCTACCGCACGCAGATTCTCGGCGGTGCCGAGCAGGGCGTGCTACTTCTGGACGAAATCACACATGCCGAGGACTGGTCGGCCTGGCTAAAGCATACCGCTTTGCTCTGGCCTAATTACCGCATCGCCGCATGTGGAAGTGTCTCTGCCGAAGCCTCGCTCCAATACGGGGGTTTCACAACGATTGCCGTCCCGCCGCTTTCGTTTGCGGAGTACGCTCATATGCGGGGCATGGCGCCTTCCGTGCCATGCGCGCTCCTAGAGCTCCCCGCACTGCCGCGCACATCACAGCAGCAACTCCTGCACTCACTGGCGATGCTTGAGCCGCACTTCCTGCGTTACCTGCTGCAAGGCGGCTACCCCGAGACTGCTCTGCTAGACGATACCGCCCTCGCACACGAACTCCTGCGCGAGCAGTGCGTTGACCGCGTGCTCCGGCACGACATAGCCCGTAACGCAGGCATTCGCAACGTGCGCGACCTCGAGAAAGTATTTGTCTACCTGTGTGTGCATGCGGGGGAGAGCTTAGGGCAGGAGGCCATGGCCCGGAGCCTGCAGCTTTCGCGCGTAACCCTTTCTAGCTACTTGCACGCGCTTGAGTCCGCGCAGCTTATTTTGCCTGCCCACCAAGTAGACCACTTGAGCCATCGCGTGCCTAAGTCGCGCAGCAAATACTACGTCGCCGATGCGGCGTTGCGCAATGCGGTGCTTCTGCGCGGTGAGGACTGCTTATCTGACCCAAACTATCTGGCGTCGTTGGCTGAGGGATGCCTGTTTCGCCATCTTAGCACACACTTTAGCCGCGCGGTAATCGGCTATTGGCGCACGCCGCGCCGCGGCCTAGAACTGAGCATGGCGGTTATGCTGCCGGAGCGGCCGGCCTTAGCCGCGCAGCTTAAGTTTCGCGAGCGCCCGGAGATTCTCGGCAGCGACCCGTTGCTTGAGTTTGCTAAGCTTCACCCCGACACCCCTTGCTTCTTTGTCACCAAAAGTAGCCTAGACTACGGACCATACGCTAATTCCGCGCGCTACTTCCGACTGCCGGCCTACATGTTGCTCTACATGTTAGGCTTAGGGCAGGGGTAGGTGTGCTTATGTTTAAGCTTATCTACGCCGATAAACACGGTCAAGTCTTTGAGGACGAAAACTACGGTGCCGTCATGCGTACAGGCGGTATGCTTGTCGAGCCAGAGCAAGAAGACATGATTCCCCTGCCGCCGGGAGCGAGTTTTGTCGTGCTGCCGGGAAGAGAGGCGGCGGCCATCGACCGCCGCGGGCGCATCGTGCCCTATGCGCGCATGGGTGCCCAGGCCGTTGCCGCCCTGCTGCCGCAGGGTTATTTGCGCACGCTCCTCCCGGGGTATCGCAAAACGCAGGAAACACTTCCCCTGTTTGGTTACACAGGCGTGGCCTGGTCGCGCGGGCGGTTCTATGTGGCGGCCGTGCCAGCTGCTGCTAGCAACGACCTTACGCGGTGGGACCCAAGCCTGTTTAACACCCCCGAGCTGGCAGAGCTTATCGCTAAGCGCCGAAAGGAGTTTGGCTCTAACCGCGTTCTGGCGCAGCTTATCCACTGTGCAGAGAGCTACGGCTGTTTTACCGCGCAAAACATGCTGTATCGCCGGTTTGAGGCCGGGCTCCCTATCTCGCCCCGCTGCAACGCAAACTGCGTCGGCTGCATCTCACTGCAGGCATCCGAGTGCTGTCCAGCCCCGCAGGCGCGCATCGACTTTGTTCCCACCGCAGATGAAGCGGCGGCCTTGGCCGTCGGGCATCTGACAGGCGGAGGCGACACCGTTAGTTTCGGCCAAGGGTGCGAGGGTGAGCCGCTGCTTGAGAGCACGCTAGCCGCTAAAATTGTGTGTGCGGTTCGCGGGCAAACTAAGCTCGGCCGCATAAATATGAACACCAATGCAGGAAATTTTGCCGGCCTGCGCGAAGTCGTAGATGCAGGCATCGACTCGCTGCGCGTAAGCTTAAACTCCCCGCGTCCGGAGTATTACGACCCCTACTACCGGCAGCAAAGCTACGACCTTGACGACGTGGTGCAGGGCATCAAGTATGCGCGAAGCCGCGGCGTGTATGTCTCGCTTAATCTTCTTGTTATGCCCGGCGTATCGGACCGCAGCGAAGAGGTTGCGGCTCTGCAGCGGTTTGTCCGGGAGACCGGCGTCAACCAGGTGCAGTTTCGCAACCTTAACATCGACCCTGACTTGTATCTTGGGCTACTGCCCGAGGCTAAGGGAGAGCTTCTGGGCATGCGGAGCTTATTGCAGGCGGTGCGGGAAACCGGGGTTTCCGTGCGCTAGCTGCCCGCTCCGCTCGGTTGCTTGGGTCGCTAAGCTATGGAAGAAAATTAAGCGGGTCCTTAAAGCGGTCGTCCACACGCACTTCGAAGTGCACATGCGGCCCGGTCGAGTTTCCGGTGCTGCCCACGCGCGCTATCACTTGTCCCTGCACTACGCGGTCGCCGCGCTTAACTAGCAGGCGCGAGGCGTGGGCGTAAAGCGTTCTTACCCCGTTGCCGTGGTTAATAATCACGCAGTTGCCGTACCCGCCCCACCAGCCGGCCTTTTCTACCCGCCCGGCGCGCACGGCGCGAATCTCGGTGCCTGTCGGGGCGGCAATATCAAGCCCGGTGTGGCGCGTGCCCCAGCGCGGACCAAAATAGCTCGTAATCTGGCCAGTAACCGGCCAAATCATGCCGGAGGCGCTACTTGGGCTGCGCGCCTGCCCTGTTACCGCTGCCGCCGCCGGGATGTTCAGAACTTGCCCGATACTTAAGTGATCGACCTCCCTGAGGTCGTTTAGATCAACGATGGCCGCCACCGTGACGCCGTGGTTAGCGGCAATAAGAGAGAGGTTTTCACCCGAACGTACTCTATGCCGGCGCGGCTCAGGCGGCTTCTCCACTAAAAGAAGCGTCTGACCAGGGCGCAGCATGTGGGGGTTTGTCAGCGAATTGAGCGCCCTGATGCGCTGTACGGTCGTGTTATACCGCGCCGCAATGCCGGACAGAGTGTCTCCGCGCGCCACCACATGCGTCAGCGGTGACGGGCCGCCTACACCGGCTGCCGGTTCTGGGGTGGGTTTGCTCTGGGAGGGACTCGTAGGCGTAGTGGGCGCAGTAGGCGTAGTAGGGGTAATGGTGGTAATGGTGGTCATGGGGGTAGTGGTGGTAGTCGGTGCCTCGCTCGCAGGGGTTGGGGCTTGTACAGCGGACAAGTCTTGGTCGTAAATCACCAAGTAAGCCGTGCTGTATTCCGGCGCCAGTGCAGACAGTGGCAAAACGCTGCTAAGCGCCACAAAAACCGAGCAAGCTAATACCCTACGCAAGTGTGAACTCGACAATTTGTTGTCACCTCGCCTAAAAGTACGGGCAAGTTCTTCTCTATTCTTACCTGACTAGAGGCGAGGTATGCGTCAAGAGGGACGGAGAAATGTCTTTGAGGGACGGAGGATTGCGACATGAGGTTAACTTTTGTCGGTGGCTGTGACACGGTCACCGGGTCATGCTACTTGCTTGAGGCAGGCGGAACGCGGCTGCTTATTGACTGTGGCATGTTTCAAGGAGGCAAGGACGAGAGATCGCGCAATGAGGAACCTTTTCCTTTTGCGCCACAGTCGCTTGATGGCGTGCTGCTGACCCACGCTCACATCGACCACAGCGGCCTTCTGCCAAAATTAGTTAAAGACGGTTTCGCAGGCCAGATAATTACCACGCGAGCTAGCGTCAGCCTCGCTCAACTTATGCTGAGGGACTCCGCCCATATCCAAGAATCTGAAGCAGAGTGGCTGAACCGCAAGGGCAAGCGCGCCGGTTCTGTGGACGTAGAACCCCTCTACACACTAGAGGACGCCGAACGCTGCCTAGAGCGCTTTGCGGGCGTGAGTTACGGCGCCTCCCGCGAAGTCGCGCCCCACATAACCGTGCGCTTTCTTGACGCCGGGCACATTTTGGGTTCGAGCATTATTGAGCTCTATGTGCGCGAGGAAGGCCGCGAGCGAAAACTTGTGTTCTCCGGCGACCTTGGGGAAGAGGGCAGGCCTATTGTTGCCGACCCGACGATAGTTGAATCAGCAGATTATCTGGTCATGGAGGCCACTTACGGCAATCGCCTGCACGAAGAGACCGAGAAGCGCCGCGAAAAAATCCGCGACATTATTTTGCTGGCTGTTAAAGACCGCGAAAAAGTGATTATTCCGGCCTTTGCCGTCGGCAGGACGCAAGACGTGCTGTACGAAATAAATGGTCTGTACCGCGACGGGCAGATTCCTCTCATACCGGTGTATATTGACAGCCCGCTGGCTATATCCGCAACTCTGGTCTTTCGCCAGTACCAAGAGGATTACGATGAGGAAACGCGTGCGCTGCTTAAGCGCAACATGTCCCCCTTTGATTACCCCGGGCTCCGCTTTACGCGCACGGTGGAAGAGAGCAAAGCGCTAAACGAGTCGACCGAGACCTGCGTCATTATCTCCGCTAGCGGCATGTGTGAGGCCGGTCGCATTAAACACCACCTAAAGCACAGTCTGTGGCGTGAAGGCGCGCATATTCTGTTTGTCGGCTACCAAGCCGAGGGCACGTTAGGCAGGCGCATCAAGGACGGAGCAAACAAGATTAACATTTTGGGCGAGGAAATAGCCGTGCGCGCTAACATCCATAGCATTGAGGGCCTGTCGGCGCATGCAGACCGGGCAGGGCTCTTCAAATGGGTGAGCGGCATAAAGAATCAGCCGCAGGCCGTCTTTATTACACACGGTGAGGCGACCCCAAGAGCCGAGTTCGCCGCGCTGCTGCACGCTGAACTGGGGCTGAGAGCCCTCGTGCCGAGCTGTGGCGAGCAGTATGACCTGCGCGAGGCAGCGGTTCTGGTTACTACAGGCACGCGACAGGCTGTACCGCCCAAAGCAGCGGATGACCTCGAGCGGCTGTGGCGCCGTGCTCGAAAGTCTTTAGCGCGTGCTTTGCAGGCAGGCACTCGCAGAGAGGCGCGCGAGGCACAGCGCCTGACCGAAAAGCTCGAGAATCTCCTCCGCAAGATTGTGGCAGATGAAGCAAAAGGGACGGAGCTTTTTGCTTCACACAAAAGGCGATCCCCATGAAAGTCCTTCACTTCGGCAGCTACTGGATGGGCGAAAACGATATTGTCGCTCTAATGGCCAAAGACCTCGCCACTATGTGCGAGGCCAAGCTTGTCGATACTCGACTGTACACTGGCCAGCCCTCGCCGTGGGTGGCCAAAGATGCCGACCCGCACTTTCACAGCGTAAATTGGCTGCGGGATGACCGCGTGCGCGAGGTTGTCGCGTCTTTTGAGCCCGCTGTCGTCGTCTGCAACGCCGGCGCGATGAGCCTAACGCCTAGTATGCACCTAGAGCTACGCGCGCAGGGCATCGTCACCGTGGGAATTGCGTTGTCAGACCCTGATGTCTTTGCCGCACAAGGCAAGCTCTACGCTAATCTCTTTGACCTATACTACACTAATGCAGCCGCGTCGATTCAGGATTATGCCCAGATCGGGGTTAAGGCCAGACTGCTGCCGTTTGCCGCCTCTGCGGGGTTTCACCGCCCGCTGCCGGATGTCAAGCGCAAGTACGATGTAATTATCGTAGGGCACGCCCGCGCCGACCGCCTGCCCGTGGTCGCCGAGTTGGACAAGCACTTTAGGGTCGGCCTATACGGCAAGGGGTGGCGTCGCTGGGGCATACTGCCGCGCGGCCGCCAAGTAAACGGCGATGAGCAAGTGCGCGCCTTAAACAGCGGCAAAGCATACGTTTCATTTGCGCAGACCGTCGCCGGTTACACCAACGTCAAAGTAGGCCTGTTTGAAGCGGTCGCCTGCGGCACGCCGGTTTTTACGCAGGTGTTCCCCGAAATGGAGAAATACTTTGCTTATGAGAGAGAGATTATCGGATTTAGCTCCCTGCCGGAGCTGGTAGAAAAGCTACGCTACTATTTGTCCCGCCCAGTCGAGCTCGCCCAAGTAGCCCAAAACGCCCGCGAACGCCTGCTCTGCGAGCACACCTGGGTACACCGCTGGGAACAAGTTTTGGCCGACGTAAGGGCCCACGCGGAGGGATGTCGTTGAGGGACGGAGGAGCGCGACATTGTGAAGCAAAAGGCTCCGTCCCTTTTGCTTCTCACACCCGCAGGGTGATTGTGAACACGGCGCCGTGGTCGTTGGTTACCGTGATAGTGCCGCTGTGGCTAACGACGATGGCCTTGACAATCGCTAATCCGAGCCCTGTCTGCCCGCCTTCGCCGCGACTAAAGCGCTCGAAAGCCTGCTCCCCTAGCGCGGGGTCTATGCCGGGGCCGTCATCACGCACAGTGATAGTCACCGCACTGCCTTTTACACCCGCGGAGAGCTCAATTCTTTGCCGCGCGTAGCGAGTAGCGTTGGCTATAAGGTTCGTCAGCGCGCGCACTAGCTTGTCGAAGTCTCCGGCGAGCACAATATCGGGCGGTTCGGTTACCAAAAGCTCGCGCCCTGCCTCAACCACAATGCCACGCGTCGATTCCTCGGCCGCGCCAAACAAGTCGCAGAGACGCACGTCTTCTTTTACTAACCGCTCCGGGCGCGAGGTAATGGTAGAAAGATAGATCATGTCGTTGACAAGCTTCTGCATCCTCACTGTTTCGCGCGCGATGACGTCTAGGCACTTGGCCGCTTCGTCTCCGCTGTAGATGCCGTCCTTTAGCGCCTCGGCATACCCCTGAATGTTCATCAGGGGTGTTTTTAGTTCGTGGCTGGCGTTTTGCACAAACTCGCGCTGCGCCTCTTCGCCCGCCTGCAGCTGCAAGGCCATGGCATAGAGCGCATGCGAAAGCTCGGCAATCTCGTCGTCCCCCGCCAGACGCGGGACAGCGCGGTAATTGCCGTTAGCTACTTGATGTGCAGCAGAGGCTAAGCTTTGCACCGGCTTTGAAATCTTGCCTGTCCAGAAGCTCCCAAGCAATGTCCCCGCCAACACAACCACAACAGAAATCGGAATAAATATGGACATAATGCCGGCCGTAATCGCCCGCAGTTCTCGTAGAGGTGCTACGGCCATCAGAAAACCGCGCGTACCCGGCAGTTCCGCCAAAGCGTAGACGTGCTCGTCGGTTTGCAGATGCCAGCGCTCTGCCCGCGTCATGCGTGCCAAGTCTTTAAGGGGCACGTTAACAAATGCCCCCACAGGAAAAGCCACACTGCTGCTGGCCAGAATGCGCCCCTGCAGCGACACCCACACCAGCTCAGCCCCCACCATGCGGTGCGCCGCCCGAAAGCGCATCACCCCATGCATGGGCATAGGCGCGTCAAGTGTGCCTGCCATTATGGTGGCGACGCGGTGGAGTTCAGTCTGCGCGCTCTGAATCAAGTAGCGCCGCAGCATGACGTTGGCGCTTAAGGCGAGCATCAGGCAAGCTAGCAGCGCAAACACCGTATTCGTCAGTGCGATTTTCTGCGCCAGGCTGAGTCTACGCATTGACCCTATACCCGTAGCCCCACACGGTCGTCACTTCCACTGCCGAGACGCCGTCGAGCTTCTTGCGAATGCGCCGCACCAAGTCGTCGACGGAGCGGCTGTCTCCTACATACGAGTACCCCCACACCGCCGTCAGAAGCTGCTCCCGCGTAAAGGCGCGCCCCTTGTTCTCGATTAAGTACTTGAGGAGCTCAAACTCCTTGTTCGTTAATTCGAGGGTAACTCCGTCTACCCGCGCAACACGGGCGGCAAGGTCAAGCGTGAGGTCAAGGTGCTGGGTCGTGCCCGGCTCCGAGCCTTGCTGTTCGATGCGCCGAAAAATAGCCTTTATGCGGGCCAAAAGCTCGCGCGGGCTAAACGGCTTTACAAGATAGTCGTCGCCGCCAAGCTCAATCCCCAAAATGCGGTCGAACTCTTCGCTGCGCGCCGAGACAAAAATGATAGGGGTGGAATGCTTGGCGCGTATGCGTTTGCAGAGCTCGAGCCCGTCTATCCCGGGGAGCATGATGTCCAGCACGATTAAGTCTGCGCCGTGTTGCGCAATCGCCTCTAGGACGCCTTCGCCACTGGCATGTGGAAAAACGCGGTACCCCTCATGCTCGAGGTACCGCATTAGGAGCTCGCGTACTCCCTGTTCGTCTTCAACCACGTGAATCTTGCGCATATCTTGTACCACCTCGTGCGCGACGGTCTGTGGGCTGTGTGGGGCGCAGTTCATGAATTTGCATGAACACGCAAATTCACTAGCACTTGGCACTTAGCACTTAGTAG
This window contains:
- a CDS encoding MBL fold metallo-hydrolase — translated: MRLTFVGGCDTVTGSCYLLEAGGTRLLIDCGMFQGGKDERSRNEEPFPFAPQSLDGVLLTHAHIDHSGLLPKLVKDGFAGQIITTRASVSLAQLMLRDSAHIQESEAEWLNRKGKRAGSVDVEPLYTLEDAERCLERFAGVSYGASREVAPHITVRFLDAGHILGSSIIELYVREEGRERKLVFSGDLGEEGRPIVADPTIVESADYLVMEATYGNRLHEETEKRREKIRDIILLAVKDREKVIIPAFAVGRTQDVLYEINGLYRDGQIPLIPVYIDSPLAISATLVFRQYQEDYDEETRALLKRNMSPFDYPGLRFTRTVEESKALNESTETCVIISASGMCEAGRIKHHLKHSLWREGAHILFVGYQAEGTLGRRIKDGANKINILGEEIAVRANIHSIEGLSAHADRAGLFKWVSGIKNQPQAVFITHGEATPRAEFAALLHAELGLRALVPSCGEQYDLREAAVLVTTGTRQAVPPKAADDLERLWRRARKSLARALQAGTRREAREAQRLTEKLENLLRKIVADEAKGTELFASHKRRSP
- a CDS encoding response regulator transcription factor, with product MRKIHVVEDEQGVRELLMRYLEHEGYRVFPHASGEGVLEAIAQHGADLIVLDIMLPGIDGLELCKRIRAKHSTPIIFVSARSEEFDRILGIELGGDDYLVKPFSPRELLARIKAIFRRIEQQGSEPGTTQHLDLTLDLAARVARVDGVTLELTNKEFELLKYLIENKGRAFTREQLLTAVWGYSYVGDSRSVDDLVRRIRKKLDGVSAVEVTTVWGYGYRVNA
- a CDS encoding glycosyltransferase, giving the protein MKVLHFGSYWMGENDIVALMAKDLATMCEAKLVDTRLYTGQPSPWVAKDADPHFHSVNWLRDDRVREVVASFEPAVVVCNAGAMSLTPSMHLELRAQGIVTVGIALSDPDVFAAQGKLYANLFDLYYTNAAASIQDYAQIGVKARLLPFAASAGFHRPLPDVKRKYDVIIVGHARADRLPVVAELDKHFRVGLYGKGWRRWGILPRGRQVNGDEQVRALNSGKAYVSFAQTVAGYTNVKVGLFEAVACGTPVFTQVFPEMEKYFAYEREIIGFSSLPELVEKLRYYLSRPVELAQVAQNARERLLCEHTWVHRWEQVLADVRAHAEGCR
- a CDS encoding radical SAM protein, whose product is MFKLIYADKHGQVFEDENYGAVMRTGGMLVEPEQEDMIPLPPGASFVVLPGREAAAIDRRGRIVPYARMGAQAVAALLPQGYLRTLLPGYRKTQETLPLFGYTGVAWSRGRFYVAAVPAAASNDLTRWDPSLFNTPELAELIAKRRKEFGSNRVLAQLIHCAESYGCFTAQNMLYRRFEAGLPISPRCNANCVGCISLQASECCPAPQARIDFVPTADEAAALAVGHLTGGGDTVSFGQGCEGEPLLESTLAAKIVCAVRGQTKLGRINMNTNAGNFAGLREVVDAGIDSLRVSLNSPRPEYYDPYYRQQSYDLDDVVQGIKYARSRGVYVSLNLLVMPGVSDRSEEVAALQRFVRETGVNQVQFRNLNIDPDLYLGLLPEAKGELLGMRSLLQAVRETGVSVR
- a CDS encoding ATP-binding protein; translation: MSFLEDTQVLQVLRGFNPWWRSGGWANPPPAFRRTAFHRTWRLLTQAQVRRPVFLSGSHRVGKTTILRQLAEALLADGLAPYQLLYVPLDHPVLELTPLNRLIEIYRTQILGGAEQGVLLLDEITHAEDWSAWLKHTALLWPNYRIAACGSVSAEASLQYGGFTTIAVPPLSFAEYAHMRGMAPSVPCALLELPALPRTSQQQLLHSLAMLEPHFLRYLLQGGYPETALLDDTALAHELLREQCVDRVLRHDIARNAGIRNVRDLEKVFVYLCVHAGESLGQEAMARSLQLSRVTLSSYLHALESAQLILPAHQVDHLSHRVPKSRSKYYVADAALRNAVLLRGEDCLSDPNYLASLAEGCLFRHLSTHFSRAVIGYWRTPRRGLELSMAVMLPERPALAAQLKFRERPEILGSDPLLEFAKLHPDTPCFFVTKSSLDYGPYANSARYFRLPAYMLLYMLGLGQG
- a CDS encoding HAMP domain-containing histidine kinase, with protein sequence MRRLSLAQKIALTNTVFALLACLMLALSANVMLRRYLIQSAQTELHRVATIMAGTLDAPMPMHGVMRFRAAHRMVGAELVWVSLQGRILASSSVAFPVGAFVNVPLKDLARMTRAERWHLQTDEHVYALAELPGTRGFLMAVAPLRELRAITAGIMSIFIPISVVVVLAGTLLGSFWTGKISKPVQSLASAAHQVANGNYRAVPRLAGDDEIAELSHALYAMALQLQAGEEAQREFVQNASHELKTPLMNIQGYAEALKDGIYSGDEAAKCLDVIARETVRMQKLVNDMIYLSTITSRPERLVKEDVRLCDLFGAAEESTRGIVVEAGRELLVTEPPDIVLAGDFDKLVRALTNLIANATRYARQRIELSAGVKGSAVTITVRDDGPGIDPALGEQAFERFSRGEGGQTGLGLAIVKAIVVSHSGTITVTNDHGAVFTITLRV
- a CDS encoding M23 family metallopeptidase, which produces MSSSHLRRVLACSVFVALSSVLPLSALAPEYSTAYLVIYDQDLSAVQAPTPASEAPTTTTTPMTTITTITPTTPTAPTTPTSPSQSKPTPEPAAGVGGPSPLTHVVARGDTLSGIAARYNTTVQRIRALNSLTNPHMLRPGQTLLLVEKPPEPRRHRVRSGENLSLIAANHGVTVAAIVDLNDLREVDHLSIGQVLNIPAAAAVTGQARSPSSASGMIWPVTGQITSYFGPRWGTRHTGLDIAAPTGTEIRAVRAGRVEKAGWWGGYGNCVIINHGNGVRTLYAHASRLLVKRGDRVVQGQVIARVGSTGNSTGPHVHFEVRVDDRFKDPLNFLP